A genomic stretch from Flavobacterium nitratireducens includes:
- the coaE gene encoding dephospho-CoA kinase (Dephospho-CoA kinase (CoaE) performs the final step in coenzyme A biosynthesis.) produces the protein MKPKIIGLTGGIGSGKSTIANYLFSLGYPVYIADNAGRKVMQEQEVLDAIKEKFGLEIFENNQLNRAKLAQIVFNDPVQLKALNAIVHPAVRKDFKNWLTQHQESNLVFYESAILFESGSYTDFDNIITVTAPIETRISRVLERDDTDRTQILNRMKAQWTDDERISKSDFVIENININLAKRKMDEFLKILSIN, from the coding sequence ATGAAGCCGAAAATCATTGGTTTAACAGGAGGAATTGGCAGTGGTAAATCCACAATAGCTAATTATTTATTTTCTTTAGGTTATCCTGTTTATATTGCTGATAATGCAGGTAGGAAAGTGATGCAGGAGCAAGAAGTTCTAGATGCGATTAAAGAGAAATTTGGCCTAGAAATTTTTGAGAATAATCAATTAAACAGAGCTAAACTGGCACAAATTGTATTTAATGATCCCGTTCAATTAAAAGCTTTAAATGCTATTGTGCATCCTGCTGTTAGAAAGGATTTTAAAAATTGGCTGACACAGCATCAGGAATCAAATTTGGTTTTTTATGAATCCGCTATTTTATTTGAAAGCGGTAGTTATACAGATTTTGACAATATAATAACGGTAACAGCACCAATAGAAACCAGAATTTCAAGGGTTTTAGAAAGAGATGATACTGACAGAACGCAAATTTTGAATCGAATGAAGGCTCAATGGACAGATGATGAACGTATTTCAAAGAGTGATTTTGTTATAGAAAATATAAATATTAATCTCGCAAAGCGAAAAATGGATGAATTTCTTAAAATTTTATCGATTAATTAA